A stretch of the Vigna radiata var. radiata cultivar VC1973A chromosome 7, Vradiata_ver6, whole genome shotgun sequence genome encodes the following:
- the LOC106768593 gene encoding RING-H2 finger protein ATL48, which translates to MSEDFLEQGKKRVRNPFVPIGALVTAGVLTAGLISFRQGNSQLGQKLMRARVVVQGATVALMVGTAFYYGENPWRSS; encoded by the exons ATGTCTGAAGATTTTCTCGAACAAGGGAAGAAGCGAGTCCGGAACCCTTTTGTCCCTATTG GTGCACTTGTTACTGCTGGTGTTCTCACAGCTGGCTTAATCAGTTTTAGACAAGGTAATTCTCAGTTAGGTCAGAAGTTAATGAGGGCTCGTGTGGTTGTTCAAGGTGCTACAGTAGCGCTCATGGTTGGAACTGCCTTTTATTATGGAGAAAATCCATGGCGATCGAGTTAA